From the Thomasclavelia ramosa DSM 1402 genome, the window GTTAAAGAAAAAATGGAAATCTTTGGTTGCATTGGTAAAGCTTAATTATAACTATAGTTAATGGGGATTTCACATATGTGAAATCCTTTTTTGTCTGCAATAAAACCCCCAGCTAGGCTGGGGGTCTCAAAAAGCTTTAGCGGAGTGATAATGAAAAACCTCACGTGATATAATATAAATGCGGCTACCAACTGCAAAAATAAGATATCACTGAGGAAATGACAAATGAATAAACAGTATTCAGATGACTTACATAGTTTATCACACACAAAATGGAGTTGCAAATATCATATTGTATTTGCACCAAAATATAGAAGAAGAGCATTTTATGAAGCAAGAAGGGTAGAGGTAGGAGCAATACTAAGACAATTATGTGAATGGAAAGGCGTAAATATAATAGAAGCGGAAGTATGCATAGATCATGTATATATGTTAGTAGAAATACCGCCCAAATATAGTGTTTCAGGGTTTATGGGGTTTTTAAAGGGAAAGAGCAGTCAAATGATATATGAAAGATGGGCAAATACAAGATATAAGTACAGACATAGAGAGTTCTGGTGTCGAGGATATTATGTAGATACAGTAGGAAAGAATACGAAAAGAATAAAAAATTATATAGCGAATCAATTAAAAGAAGATCAGGAAAGAGAACAGCTGACACTGGATTTGGAATACCCGTTTAAAAAAGTAAAAGGGAAAAACTAAATAAATACAGAGTGCACGTGGTAGCCGTAGGCATAAGGAATGTCTTGAGACATGCGCTCTGAGAGCAGGGCTATGCCCGCAAATGTAAAACCACCGGCTAAGCCGGTGGATATTTATTACTTTAAAGTTGCTAAAATCGTAAATATATTAGGGTGTAAAGGAATACTTTCAGTTAATAAAAAGATGATTGTATAACATTAATAAATTCTTTAATAATTGTATTATGAATTGAAGCATATTCATCAGTCATTTTTATGTTTGTTTATCTTTTTGCTTTAATTATTTGTAAACAGATTTGTTCTGCTTTTAATTTAATTAATCAAGGTTAGTTTGAAGTGATAATAGAGTAGTATTTTTAATGAAATATAGAAAAATTAGAAGCTATTTACATAAAGGTTTCTTTTTTTCGTTAATATTGAGTTAATATTAGTTTGGTAGATTTTTTTATGTTTTGAAAATAGAAATATATTAGATATTGTCAAAAAAATTCGAAACTTTTAAAAATACATTTTTTGGTTGTTTTTAACAATAAATTAATATATAGTAGTTACGTAGATTAAATTTTAAGGAGGACTAAAATGAGTGAAGTAATTGCCATTGAAGGTGGACACAAATTGAATGGAACTGTGGTGGTAAGCGGTGCAAAAAATGCAACGGTAGCTCTAATTCCTGCGATTGTCTTAGCAGATAGTCCTGTAACAGTATATGGGGTACCAAATATTTCTGATGTCGATGCACTAGGAGTATTGTTAAGAGAATTAAACTGTGAAGTAGATAAAAATGATGATGTGTTAGTGGTTGATCCTTCTAACTTAAAAAATATACCTTTAGTAAGTGATGCAGTTGATAAATTAAGAGCATCTTATTATTTAATGGGAGCTTTATTAGGAAAATGCAAAAAAGTGACGATGAAGATGCCTGGTGGGTGTTTTTTAGGACCACGACCAATCGATTTACATATTAAAGGATTTGAAGCATTAGGTGCAAAAGTTAGTTATAGTGATAATGGAACCTATACGATTGAAGCTGATCGTTTAGTTGGGAATAAAATTTATTTGGATTTTGCTTCAGTAGGAGCAACAATCAATATCCTGTTGGCAGCGGTTAAAGCAGAAGGAAAAACAACAATAGAAAATTCTGCAAAGGAACCTGAAATTATTGATGTTGTTAATTTACTTACGAAAATGGGAGCTAAGATTCGTGGGGCTGGAACAGATACGATCACAATTGAAGGTGTAGAAACTCTTTGTGGTTGTGATCATGAAATTATTCCTGACCGAATTGAAGCTGGGACATTTTTAGTGATGGCTGCAGCGGCAGGAGAAAAAGTAATTATTCAAAATGTTATACCTCAACATTTAGAAGCAGTAACTTCTAAACTAAAAGAAATCGGGGTTAAAATGGATATTGTTGGTGACAGTATTATTGTTCATGGCGGCCTTGATAATTTAAAACCAATTGATATTAGGACACAGGTATATCCTGGTTTTGCAACCGATTTACAACAACCGCTAACAGCGTTATTAACTCAATGTCAGGGAGCTTCACAAGTAGTTGAAACGATTTATCCTGAACGCTTTGGACATTGTTATCAGCTGAATTCAATGGGAGCAAAAATTGATCAAGAAGAAGCAATGTGTTATATTAATGGTCCTACGCCATTACATGGAGCACGTGTTTATGCGACAGATCTACGTTGTGGTGCAGCGTTGATCGTGGCAGCTTTAATGGCTGATGGTGTTACTGAAATTGGAAATGTTTATCATATTGATCGCGGCTATGAAAATATTGATCATAAGTTAATTTCACTTGGAGCTGTGATTACTAGACGTCAAGTCGAAGATTAGTGATTAATTTAAAAAAATGACTTGAAATCTAGATATTTTAATGTTATTATACTAAAGCAACTTACTTTGTAGCTATATGCTATAAGGCGGAAGGAGATTGATATTTATGAAAAAAGGAATTCATCCAGATTACAAAAAAGTAAAAATCGTTTGTACTTCTTGTGGAAACGAATTTGAAGGTGGATCAGTTTTAGACGAAGTACGTGTTGATACTTGTTCAAACTGTCATCCATTCTATACTGGTAAACAAAGATTTGCTAGTGCTGATGGACGTGTTGATAAATTCAATAAAAAATACGGACTTAAATAATTACACAAGTAAAGGAGCGCAAGCTCCTTTTTTGCTGCAAAAAAGACTTATGAAGATTCATAAGTCTTAAAATTCTAAATGTCTACGGGTTCGCTTCATTAAAATAAAAGAAGTCACTGCAGAGAAAATTTCCGCAATCGGGAAACATAGCCAAATTAAGTCTAAGTTACCTGTTAATGATAATACATAAGCACAAGGTAATAATACTAATAATTGTCTGATCAACGAAGTTAAAAGACTATATGTACCTTTACCAACAGCTTGGAAAGTTGCACTACAAACAATTGAGAAACCTGCAAAAATGAAATGAATAGCAATTATTCTTAAAGCCGGTGTTCCAATTTTTATCATTGCCTCAGAGGCGTTAAAGAAACCTAAAAGAGTTTGCGGAATTGTTTCAAAGAAGATAACACCAATGATCATCATGCCAGTAGCGTAGATCATTGCCAATTTTATTGTATCAAACATTCGTTTCTTTTGTTTAGCCCCAAGATTATAGGCAATGATTGGAATCATACCGTTATTAAGACCGAAAACAGGCATAAAGACAAAGCTTTGTAATTTGAAGTATACACCAAAAACCGCAGTAGCCGTGGTAGAAAAAGTAATTAAGATAGTATTCATACCAAAAGTCATGACACTACCGATAGACTGCATGATGATAGATGGGATTCCTACTGAATATATTTGCTTAACAATATGAGCATTAGGTCGAAACCTTTTAAATTTAAAATGAATATCATGATTAAATTTAAGATTGAAAAATAGAGCTAAAAGACAAGCAATGATTTGACCGGTTATTGTCGCAAGTGCAGCACCAGCGACACCCATTTTAGGAAAGCCACATAAACCAAAAATAAAAATAGGGTCTAAAATTATATTGATTATGGCACCTAATCCCTGAGTAACCATAGTAAACAGGGTTCTTCCAGTTGCCTGTAATAATCGTTCAAATAGAAATTGACAAAACAATCCAATTGAACAGCCAACTACGATCATTGAATATTGGGTACCGGCATTAACAATTTCAGTATTAGTTGTTTGAACATTAAAAAAGAGGTTAGACAATGTTAGTCCGGCGATCATAAATATAACCGCCGTGACAAGAAAAATAAATACTGAATTGACTGCTGTCTGGTTAACATGATCTTGATTCTTCTCACCTAAACTACGTGACAATAAAGCATTGACGCCAACTGCAGTTCCCCCGGCAAAGGCAATCATCAAGTTTTGCAATGGAAATGCTAAAGAAACAGCAGTTAAAGCGTTTTCGCTTATTTGGGCAACAAAGACACTATCAACGATATTATACATTGCTTGAACTAACATTGAGATAATCATTGGTAGAGACATTGAAATTAGCAGTTTGTTGACCGGCATTGTTCCCATCTTATTTTCTTGGGTCACTATTTTTCTCCTTTTAAAAACAAATCAGCAATGATCGTTGCGACTTCGTCGATTCCTAAATCACTGTTAATCGTTAAATCGAAATTTTTTAAATGACCCCATTTTTTTGTTGTATAGTAATTGTAATAATTACTCCGACCTTTGTCTCTTTTAGTAACGTATTTTTTATAATCATCATGTACTTCTTGATAATCCTCTTTAACTCGGCGAATTCGTGATTCTAGTGGTGCATGAATAAAAATAGATAAAACATCATCATAATCCTCAAGGATATAATCAGCACATCCATTAACAATGATACATGAATCATGATTAGCTAAATGACGAATGATTTTAGACTGCATTACAAAAACCTGATCATTTAGTGGTAATGAAAAAGCGGAAGATGACATTGTATACATAAAGCTAGATGATTTTTGTTCAGCTACTTTACGGATTGCATCAACATCCATTCCCATTTCGCGAGCTGCCAAGTCGATGACTTCATTATCATAGTATACAAGTCCGACTTTCTGAGCAACTTTTTGTGCAATTAAGCGTCCGCCAGAACCGTATTCTCTGGCAATAGTAATAATTCTAGGCATATTGAAAATCCCCCTTTATATTCTTATTTTATCATAAAATTTAAAATTAATGACAATATTTTCACATCCTGCTTTTTCCAAGACAAATTTATTGTTTTTGTGCATACAAGTTTGTATAATAAAACAATAAAAGGAGAAGACAATGGAATTTCATATTTTAGCAAGTGGTTCAAAAGGAAACAGTACCTTTATTTATGATAATGGTGTGGGAATATTGATTGATTGTGGGATTGCTAGAAAACAATTATTATATAAACTTGGCAATCTTGGTTTTCAAGAAAGTAATATTAATTATGTTTTATTAACACACGATCATTATGACCATAATAAAAATATTAGTATATTTGATCAAAGAATCTGTTTTTGCGGTAAAGGATGTATCAAAGGAATCGATAGCAGCCATGAAATCAAGCCATATAAAAGTTTTCAATTAGCTCATTTTGAAATCATGCCTTTAAGTATATCTCATGATGCGACAAGTCCGCTGGCTTTTATCATTACTGGTGTGAATGAATCTATTTTGTATATGACAGATACTGGTTATGTATCTCAAAAAAATCGGAAATATCTTAATAATCTAGACTATTATATTATTGAAAGTAATCATGATGTTGAGATGCTGATGGCAACGAAACGACCTTATTTTTTAAAACAGCGTATTCATGGTGATCTAGGCCATTTAAACAATGAATATAGTGCAAAGATGATGGTAGAGTTAATCGGTGATAAAACTAAAGAAATTGTTTTAGCGCATTTGAGTGAGGAAGCTAATACTAAAGAGAAGGCATTAGAAACCTATCGTAAGATTTTTAATCAAAATAATCTAGAGTTCGATAATATTAAAGTAGCTAGCCAAATTGATGTGGTCAGCGGAGGTAATTATGAAGATTAAAATAGTTTGTGTTGGGCGTTTAAAAGAAAAATATTTAGTGGCAGGAATGCAGGAATATTTAAAGAGATTGCAGGCCTATTGCAAAGTAGAAGTTTATGAAGTAGCAGATGAAAGTATACCGGATAACTGCTCACTGGCCAATGAAACATTAATTAAAGCTAAAGAAGGGCGTAAGATGCTTGATAAAATTAAGCAGGATGATTATGTTATTTTGCTAGATGTGTCGGGAACGCAAATAGATTCTGTTGAATTATCAAATAAGATGGAAAAAGCCATGATTTCTGGTAAAAGTACGATTGCATTTGTAATTGGTGGTTCACTTGGTCATGGTGAAGAAATGCTTGATCGTGCTAATTTTAGGCTAAGTTTTTCTAAGATGACTTTACCGCATCAATTGATGAGGCTAGTCTTAGTAGAACAAATCTATCGGGCATTTAAAATTATGAAAAACGAAACATATCATAAATAAGGTATTAATAAAAAAGAATATAGATGAAAAAACCTAATATTTAAATTAGGTTTTTTAGTTTCTTTTTATTTGATCTTTATATTGACTTAAACTTTCATTAGTGTTCATTATAAAAACTAAATCCATTTTTACCTGAATATTTTGAATTATACAGAGCTTGATCCGCATTTTTATATAGAACTTCAAAAGTTGCCCCGTCTATAGGTGCTACAGCAACTCCAATAGAACCAGTTATTAGAATTGTTTCTTCATGCCATTGATAAGGTAATCGTAATTTTTTAAGCAGGTTATTTAATGATATGATGGCATTTTCTTTTTGAACAATATTTTTCATAAATACAATAAATTCATCACCACCCAAACGAGCAATTATATCTGTTTTTCGAAAATTTTCTTTTAATATATTAGCTACCTGCTTTAATACTTCATCACCTTGTAAATGCCCTAAACTATCATTGATTTTCTTAAAATTATCTAAGTCAATGATAATAAAAGCACTCATTTGATTATTTGATTTATGAAGATATTCTACTATTAAACGCTGAGCACCAATCCGGTTATAGATACCTGTAAGGGCATCTGTATCAGCTGCTTTTTTAATAGCTTTTAGCTTGTTTTCTTGATTTTTTTGTTTAAGATATTCTTTTGTAATGTCACTTCTTCGAATAAGTACGATTTTATTTTCTTCATCATAATATTGAACAGTAATTAATTTTCTCCGATATTCTTTATTTTCATCTAACATACCTAGTTCAATTTTATAAACACTTTGTTCTTGCAGACGATTAAGTATATATTCAGGAGTCAATTGTTCGATAACTCTGTCTTGATCTTCTAAAACGGTATTTTGTCGTGTGTATTTTATCATTGCTTGAGTATAATTATTGCCTTCTTGAGGAGGAATGACAGTACCGTTATCAGTTATCGAAAAATTAGAAAAATAGCCATTTTTTGTATCAAGATAATACAAATAATCCCCTTTTTTATAAACAAATTTTTCTGTAATTGAATTAATGATATGTTCTCTATCGACATTACTAAATACAAGATATATTTTTTCATTGTTCTTGGGAAGATAGAGAGTTTTTAATTGGACCCATTCATAATTTTCTAGTTCCTTTTGGAAACGTAGGTCAAGATGTGATGTTTTTTGTGTTTTAGAAAGTAATCTTAAATTATCAATTGTTAAAAAGTTTTCTAATTCTTTTTTTTCAAAGTTGATAATTAATCTTTTTTCAAGTAGCAAAAGAAATTGTTTTAGTGAAAATATTTTTTGATCATGATCATTATTGGTAGGTAAAACAGATTTTAATATATGTAATTTTTTAGTAGCTAAGTCCACTTCAACAATTGTAGAATATAGATTAAAAAAAGCATCTAATATTTCTTCTTTTTCTTTTACTAAAGAGGAAATAGTTTTTCTATCAGAAATATCATAAATATAAAATAATAATTTTTTAATTCCCATTACTTGGGCACAAAATATTCTAGCTTCTACCCAAGTATAATCTCCAAAAATTGTTTTTGTTTTAAACTCAATTTGTTTTATCTTTTTTTTATTGATTATTTGTTCTAGAGATGCAGATACAAAAATATTATCTAAACGTGTAATATCGTTTGGGTGTGTCCATTTTCTTATAACAGAAAAAACATTATCCCCATCATCAATTTTATGATATTTTTTCTTTTTATAAAAAATAGTCTTTATTTCTAAACTATCTATATCAATTTCAAAAAGGCCTTCACAATTTTCGATAAAGTAAGGTGAATATAATCGTAATTTTTTGAAATCGATTATTTTGTGCTCATTATTTTTGATATCCATCTCAAGTTCATCTGTTATATCATGATAATAGCCTTTAAATCTTATTCCATTTTTATATGATTTATCAAGAAAACCGCCACACCGAACCCATGTCCACCCTTTTTCTTCATGTCTCCATGGATACCGTATTTCGGTTCTTTTGTTCTTTTTTATATTTTCGATTGCATCAAAAACTAATCCTATATATTCAGAATCAATTCTCTCCATACAAAATGAATAGAGTTCTTCCGGTGTCAGAGTATTGCTGTTTCCTCCTAATAACGAGTACATAATTGTATCACCATACATCTTTGGAATTCCGTCGTTAGGATATTCTATTATCCAAAAACCGATTTGCAAATCTGCTAATAATTCGGTTTTATTAACAATATCTGATACATCTTCTCTTATATTCAAATTTTCCATTATTTAAAACCTCCCCAATATAAATTTGTATCAAATAATTTGCATATTTTTTATCATTTTTCAGTTAACCATTATACAATATCAATTTCTTTTATGAAAGGCTCTTTTAGTTATATCAGTTGATAAAATGATAAAAAAGATTTCAATTTTAAACCATTATATCAAATAAAAATAATTTTTTATTTACCATGTTTGTACGACTTCACCTATTGGATTAAGTAGAAAATATAATTATAAAATAAAAATGATAGTTTACTTTAATAGCAAGCTGTAGGCTTATGAATAATCATGATATGATAAATTTGGAAGTAAGATTAATTGTAATAGAGTTTTTAATTATGATTGATATAGATGGATATTTTACAATTAGCGATGGAATAAATAGGGGATAGGGAGACTTTTTTGAAAAATATTTTCTTGTACGTATAAATAATAGACATAAATTTTTTTGATAAGGTAAAATAAATGTGATTGAGGGAAGAAAATCTTTTAAAATATGTGTAAAAAGGAGTTGACAGTCATGTTCAAAACTGCGATCCTGCCAGACAGTAGGATAGTGTCTGCTTTTTTTGCATATATCATTACTTGTTGCAGCCGGAATTCTAATTACTATATTTGTTGTATTAAAGAAAAAGAAAGGATTAAAAATTCTTAGTTTATAAATATAAATCAGCATTCTGCAGGGGGATAATATGCTAAAATGTATATAGATTCAAATAGAAAAGTTATTTTTAGTTGCTATTTCTTTTGGTATGCATAAGCATGAAACTGGCAATAATATTAATTATATTGTATCAGGGATGGGTAAAGCCATATGTGATGATGACGAAGAAAGTTTATTTGCAGGAATCTGCCATATTTGTAAAGAAGATTCTAAACATAGCATTATTAACATTGGAACAGAGGATTTTGCCATGATTACGATCGTTGTTGAGCAATAGGTGCTGATTTTATAATTTAAGACGATATCAAGCGATTAGTCGTTAAGATTAATCGCTTTTTTGTATATAAATACATGATTGATAGACGAAATCTGACGGGAGAATAGATAGTTTTATTGATTTATAAAATTTATTATATAAATCAATAAGTTAAGATTTCAATGAATGACATTTTAAATAAACCTTTTTGTTCATAATTG encodes:
- the tnpA gene encoding IS200/IS605 family transposase translates to MNKQYSDDLHSLSHTKWSCKYHIVFAPKYRRRAFYEARRVEVGAILRQLCEWKGVNIIEAEVCIDHVYMLVEIPPKYSVSGFMGFLKGKSSQMIYERWANTRYKYRHREFWCRGYYVDTVGKNTKRIKNYIANQLKEDQEREQLTLDLEYPFKKVKGKN
- a CDS encoding UDP-N-acetylglucosamine 1-carboxyvinyltransferase: MSEVIAIEGGHKLNGTVVVSGAKNATVALIPAIVLADSPVTVYGVPNISDVDALGVLLRELNCEVDKNDDVLVVDPSNLKNIPLVSDAVDKLRASYYLMGALLGKCKKVTMKMPGGCFLGPRPIDLHIKGFEALGAKVSYSDNGTYTIEADRLVGNKIYLDFASVGATINILLAAVKAEGKTTIENSAKEPEIIDVVNLLTKMGAKIRGAGTDTITIEGVETLCGCDHEIIPDRIEAGTFLVMAAAAGEKVIIQNVIPQHLEAVTSKLKEIGVKMDIVGDSIIVHGGLDNLKPIDIRTQVYPGFATDLQQPLTALLTQCQGASQVVETIYPERFGHCYQLNSMGAKIDQEEAMCYINGPTPLHGARVYATDLRCGAALIVAALMADGVTEIGNVYHIDRGYENIDHKLISLGAVITRRQVED
- the rpmE gene encoding 50S ribosomal protein L31 produces the protein MKKGIHPDYKKVKIVCTSCGNEFEGGSVLDEVRVDTCSNCHPFYTGKQRFASADGRVDKFNKKYGLK
- a CDS encoding MATE family efflux transporter, with the translated sequence MTQENKMGTMPVNKLLISMSLPMIISMLVQAMYNIVDSVFVAQISENALTAVSLAFPLQNLMIAFAGGTAVGVNALLSRSLGEKNQDHVNQTAVNSVFIFLVTAVIFMIAGLTLSNLFFNVQTTNTEIVNAGTQYSMIVVGCSIGLFCQFLFERLLQATGRTLFTMVTQGLGAIINIILDPIFIFGLCGFPKMGVAGAALATITGQIIACLLALFFNLKFNHDIHFKFKRFRPNAHIVKQIYSVGIPSIIMQSIGSVMTFGMNTILITFSTTATAVFGVYFKLQSFVFMPVFGLNNGMIPIIAYNLGAKQKKRMFDTIKLAMIYATGMMIIGVIFFETIPQTLLGFFNASEAMIKIGTPALRIIAIHFIFAGFSIVCSATFQAVGKGTYSLLTSLIRQLLVLLPCAYVLSLTGNLDLIWLCFPIAEIFSAVTSFILMKRTRRHLEF
- a CDS encoding AAA family ATPase; amino-acid sequence: MPRIITIAREYGSGGRLIAQKVAQKVGLVYYDNEVIDLAAREMGMDVDAIRKVAEQKSSSFMYTMSSSAFSLPLNDQVFVMQSKIIRHLANHDSCIIVNGCADYILEDYDDVLSIFIHAPLESRIRRVKEDYQEVHDDYKKYVTKRDKGRSNYYNYYTTKKWGHLKNFDLTINSDLGIDEVATIIADLFLKGEK
- a CDS encoding MBL fold metallo-hydrolase — protein: MEFHILASGSKGNSTFIYDNGVGILIDCGIARKQLLYKLGNLGFQESNINYVLLTHDHYDHNKNISIFDQRICFCGKGCIKGIDSSHEIKPYKSFQLAHFEIMPLSISHDATSPLAFIITGVNESILYMTDTGYVSQKNRKYLNNLDYYIIESNHDVEMLMATKRPYFLKQRIHGDLGHLNNEYSAKMMVELIGDKTKEIVLAHLSEEANTKEKALETYRKIFNQNNLEFDNIKVASQIDVVSGGNYED
- the rlmH gene encoding 23S rRNA (pseudouridine(1915)-N(3))-methyltransferase RlmH, whose protein sequence is MKIKIVCVGRLKEKYLVAGMQEYLKRLQAYCKVEVYEVADESIPDNCSLANETLIKAKEGRKMLDKIKQDDYVILLDVSGTQIDSVELSNKMEKAMISGKSTIAFVIGGSLGHGEEMLDRANFRLSFSKMTLPHQLMRLVLVEQIYRAFKIMKNETYHK
- a CDS encoding GGDEF domain-containing protein encodes the protein MENLNIREDVSDIVNKTELLADLQIGFWIIEYPNDGIPKMYGDTIMYSLLGGNSNTLTPEELYSFCMERIDSEYIGLVFDAIENIKKNKRTEIRYPWRHEEKGWTWVRCGGFLDKSYKNGIRFKGYYHDITDELEMDIKNNEHKIIDFKKLRLYSPYFIENCEGLFEIDIDSLEIKTIFYKKKKYHKIDDGDNVFSVIRKWTHPNDITRLDNIFVSASLEQIINKKKIKQIEFKTKTIFGDYTWVEARIFCAQVMGIKKLLFYIYDISDRKTISSLVKEKEEILDAFFNLYSTIVEVDLATKKLHILKSVLPTNNDHDQKIFSLKQFLLLLEKRLIINFEKKELENFLTIDNLRLLSKTQKTSHLDLRFQKELENYEWVQLKTLYLPKNNEKIYLVFSNVDREHIINSITEKFVYKKGDYLYYLDTKNGYFSNFSITDNGTVIPPQEGNNYTQAMIKYTRQNTVLEDQDRVIEQLTPEYILNRLQEQSVYKIELGMLDENKEYRRKLITVQYYDEENKIVLIRRSDITKEYLKQKNQENKLKAIKKAADTDALTGIYNRIGAQRLIVEYLHKSNNQMSAFIIIDLDNFKKINDSLGHLQGDEVLKQVANILKENFRKTDIIARLGGDEFIVFMKNIVQKENAIISLNNLLKKLRLPYQWHEETILITGSIGVAVAPIDGATFEVLYKNADQALYNSKYSGKNGFSFYNEH
- a CDS encoding cupin domain-containing protein; protein product: MHKHETGNNINYIVSGMGKAICDDDEESLFAGICHICKEDSKHSIINIGTEDFAMITIVVEQ